The Candidatus Nitrosocosmicus franklandus genome contains a region encoding:
- the asnB gene encoding asparagine synthase (glutamine-hydrolyzing), translated as MCGIVGILSKKGENVAPLIEKMLSCMRNRGPDGVGLATEDEIVYSNTFNKLFFSQTSAFNVLAHSRLAIVGGSCGSQPFLSCDKKLVLEHNGEIYNYRELRKSLETHHEFKTSTDSEVIIHLLEDHYKKTNGHLLEAVKRTVFQLDGIYILAIKEQTTGNIILVRDGIGVRQIYYGEDERFFAFGSEKKSLWKIHLDGKIQRLLPGYALFITQKPAEHTFTTTLHPITVNTNKSIRSKYPVTYKDIDSALNAYNDALIASVEKRVRDFSRIGIVFSGGIDSVIVAFLAKQMVPDVICYTSGIKGSNDITNSIEIAEKLGLKLEINELSQNDVENMIPDIINVIEDDNMGQVEVAIPIYAAVKLAREQGIRVMLTGQGADEIFGGYSWYSKIVKKYGYEKILEYMIKDVQLLYKETLEREDKITMSQSIELREPFLDPNLIDTALRIDPRLNIQNEDADGIDTLGKRVHRRLAVKLGIPREIAYRVKEAAQHGSGIHNLLDSIARKNGFTEKSVKDTYLDKLNKRELLGSSQRYGHLFESEKIWNIEPHIQMYLEKIASNILPAIGK; from the coding sequence ACGGTGTTGGATTGGCTACAGAAGATGAAATAGTTTATTCCAATACGTTTAACAAGCTATTTTTTTCCCAAACAAGTGCATTTAATGTATTGGCTCACTCGCGACTTGCAATAGTTGGTGGTTCCTGCGGTTCTCAGCCTTTCCTAAGCTGTGACAAAAAACTTGTACTAGAACATAACGGAGAGATTTATAACTATAGGGAATTGCGAAAGAGTCTTGAGACTCATCATGAGTTTAAGACATCTACAGATAGTGAGGTTATTATCCACTTGCTTGAGGATCATTATAAAAAGACAAATGGTCATCTACTTGAAGCGGTGAAGAGAACAGTCTTTCAATTGGACGGAATATATATTCTGGCAATAAAAGAACAAACAACTGGAAATATAATACTAGTCAGAGATGGTATAGGGGTCAGACAAATTTATTACGGTGAAGATGAACGATTTTTTGCATTTGGATCAGAGAAAAAGTCATTGTGGAAGATTCACCTTGATGGTAAAATCCAACGTTTGCTACCGGGGTATGCTCTTTTCATAACACAAAAACCTGCAGAGCACACCTTTACCACTACATTACACCCAATTACAGTTAATACCAATAAATCTATCCGATCAAAGTATCCCGTAACTTACAAGGATATCGATTCCGCACTCAATGCATATAATGATGCTTTAATCGCATCGGTAGAAAAGAGGGTACGGGATTTTAGCAGAATCGGTATAGTTTTTTCTGGCGGTATAGATAGTGTAATTGTTGCATTTCTTGCAAAACAAATGGTTCCCGATGTCATTTGTTATACTTCTGGTATTAAAGGATCCAATGATATTACGAATTCTATTGAAATAGCCGAAAAATTAGGCTTGAAACTTGAAATTAATGAACTTTCTCAAAATGACGTGGAAAATATGATTCCTGACATTATTAACGTTATAGAAGATGATAATATGGGACAGGTTGAGGTTGCTATCCCAATTTATGCTGCGGTGAAGTTAGCTAGAGAGCAAGGCATCCGAGTAATGTTGACAGGACAGGGGGCAGATGAAATATTTGGAGGTTACTCGTGGTATTCTAAAATAGTGAAAAAATATGGGTATGAAAAAATTTTAGAATATATGATTAAAGATGTTCAACTTTTATACAAGGAAACTCTCGAAAGGGAAGACAAAATAACAATGTCTCAGAGTATCGAGTTAAGGGAGCCGTTCCTAGATCCTAACCTGATTGATACGGCTTTAAGGATAGATCCAAGACTAAATATTCAGAATGAAGATGCAGATGGTATCGACACTTTGGGAAAAAGGGTGCACAGAAGGTTGGCCGTGAAATTGGGTATACCGAGAGAAATCGCATACAGAGTTAAGGAGGCAGCACAACATGGATCAGGAATACACAACCTATTAGATTCGATTGCGCGAAAAAACGGCTTTACGGAAAAGTCTGTAAAGGATACTTATCTCGACAAATTGAATAAGAGAGAACTTTTGGGCAGCTCTCAACGGTATGGTCATTTATTTGAAAGTGAAAAAATTTGGAATATCGAACCACATATTCAAATGTATCTTGAAAAGATAGCATCTAATATTTTACCTGCTATCGGTAAGTAA